One region of Patescibacteria group bacterium genomic DNA includes:
- a CDS encoding S1C family serine protease: MEQTEIPTFPLERKAGVPVPVLIILSLAGGMAGAALLFSLFPELRKAVIPPGTESVIVSSPGTVVVEEGARVVDVVRQSKTVVASIFKKGNTTRLGSSVVYPHSSASGSAIMLTADGWFGTVQNANVLVGDILIVDNVPFEIKTVYKDSASPFVLGKVEGAHFASVTFSEPDNVAVGMTVVATTGEEDGERLSLVSLTTPFDSSDKVLTSDRLTYGYGVSSLRLSTVGIPVFSLRGDLVGLTTSSTSGATVLVPADVLQSLLDQQIQFSNSKRASLGITYVRASVQGDVSGMIRTVVASAAKSASIPVGSIIVSIDEEIVEDADIFRVISKKQPGQTVTLKYRSGVESSQIIEKTVILGELST; encoded by the coding sequence ATGGAACAAACAGAGATACCAACGTTTCCACTCGAGCGCAAAGCAGGCGTTCCAGTGCCGGTGTTAATCATTCTGTCGCTGGCTGGCGGTATGGCTGGAGCGGCGCTTCTTTTTTCGTTGTTTCCGGAACTCAGAAAAGCAGTAATCCCACCGGGTACAGAGTCTGTCATTGTGTCGTCTCCTGGTACGGTGGTGGTTGAAGAGGGGGCACGAGTGGTGGATGTTGTTCGGCAGAGCAAAACAGTTGTCGCTTCGATATTTAAGAAAGGTAATACCACCCGTCTTGGCAGCAGTGTTGTTTATCCACACTCCTCGGCAAGTGGCTCGGCAATTATGCTGACAGCGGATGGTTGGTTTGGAACTGTTCAAAACGCCAATGTTTTGGTTGGGGATATCTTGATTGTGGATAATGTTCCTTTCGAAATTAAGACTGTGTATAAAGACAGTGCTAGCCCATTCGTGCTCGGCAAGGTTGAAGGTGCCCATTTCGCCTCTGTTACTTTTTCAGAACCAGATAACGTAGCGGTCGGAATGACCGTTGTCGCCACAACCGGCGAGGAAGATGGCGAGCGTCTTTCACTTGTTTCTTTGACCACACCTTTCGATAGTAGCGACAAGGTACTCACGAGTGACCGCCTCACCTATGGGTATGGGGTTTCCTCACTTCGGTTATCGACCGTTGGAATTCCGGTTTTCAGTTTACGCGGTGACCTCGTGGGCCTGACAACAAGCTCTACGTCTGGCGCAACGGTTTTGGTTCCGGCGGACGTATTGCAGTCACTTCTTGATCAGCAAATTCAATTCTCGAATAGTAAGCGAGCGAGCCTGGGTATTACCTACGTGCGGGCATCAGTGCAGGGGGATGTGAGCGGCATGATTAGAACTGTTGTCGCTAGTGCTGCAAAGAGTGCTTCCATACCGGTTGGTAGCATCATTGTTTCAATTGATGAAGAAATAGTTGAAGACGCAGATATTTTTCGGGTGATATCTAAAAAACAACCTGGTCAAACAGTTACGTTGAAATATCGCTCTGGTGTGGAAAGTTCTCAAATCATTGAGAAGACAGTAATCCTTGGTGAGTTATCCACCTGA
- the yjjX gene encoding inosine/xanthosine triphosphatase, whose amino-acid sequence MRIIVGTKNEAKLEAVRRAVREYPLLANAEVIGVSVKTSVPAQPMNLEETIRGAADRARAALMELGGDYGVGLESGLIDVPYTKTGHMDTTACAIWDGTNVHLGLSSCFEYQSEIIAKMKAGLEATDAAVELGYSKDGSFRENLGIIGVLTKNRITRIDYSYQALQTALIHLENAERYNVSGN is encoded by the coding sequence ATGCGAATTATCGTCGGCACAAAAAACGAAGCGAAGCTGGAAGCCGTTCGAAGAGCTGTTCGTGAATACCCACTATTAGCAAACGCCGAAGTTATTGGTGTCAGTGTTAAAACTTCTGTGCCAGCACAACCAATGAACCTTGAAGAAACAATTCGTGGAGCGGCTGACCGTGCTCGTGCCGCCCTTATGGAGCTAGGTGGAGACTATGGCGTTGGCCTTGAATCCGGACTTATTGACGTCCCCTATACAAAAACTGGACACATGGATACAACCGCATGCGCCATCTGGGATGGCACAAATGTACACCTTGGGTTGTCCAGCTGCTTTGAGTATCAATCTGAAATAATTGCAAAAATGAAAGCCGGCCTGGAAGCAACCGATGCAGCGGTCGAACTCGGCTACAGCAAAGACGGTTCTTTCCGTGAAAATCTCGGCATCATTGGTGTCCTTACAAAAAACAGAATTACGCGAATTGACTACAGCTACCAGGCACTACAGACCGCGCTCATTCATCTAGAGAATGCTGAGCGCTACAACGTGTCGGGAAATTGA
- a CDS encoding cytidine deaminase — translation MNNFEELYQKAFAISAGRQLTPFASCGGVGAALKTKDGNIYTGICIDTDCSLGFCAEHAAVAEMLKSGESEVVEMLAVKNSGTVIPPCGRCRELLLQIHANNKETLVHVAQDRNIKMFELLPESWLDTSSRAIKTTP, via the coding sequence ATGAATAATTTTGAAGAACTCTACCAAAAAGCATTTGCGATAAGTGCTGGCCGTCAACTAACCCCTTTTGCAAGTTGTGGCGGGGTCGGAGCCGCCCTAAAAACGAAGGATGGAAATATTTATACGGGAATCTGCATTGATACTGACTGCAGTCTTGGCTTTTGCGCTGAACACGCAGCAGTGGCTGAAATGTTAAAATCAGGTGAATCTGAAGTTGTAGAAATGTTGGCGGTTAAAAATTCCGGAACTGTTATTCCACCCTGTGGTCGCTGTCGAGAACTACTGCTTCAAATACACGCCAACAACAAAGAAACGCTTGTTCACGTAGCGCAAGATAGAAATATAAAAATGTTTGAACTTCTTCCTGAATCCTGGCTAGACACTTCTTCGCGGGCTATAAAGACGACTCCATAA
- a CDS encoding RNA polymerase sigma factor → MYDGDPSAFAELYDAYAPKIYRFIYFKVGTQAEAEDLASEVFLKTWEYVKRRERRIKNFRPFVYRLAHNAVIDHYRSRSQQPQTQIDEQLATFPAEIDLAADAVRSSDLEIVRRALLLIKEEYRDIILLRYIEEYSLAEIAEMLDKSNGAIRVTAHRAVEALKEAVTTLEARSTKV, encoded by the coding sequence TTGTACGACGGAGACCCGTCGGCTTTCGCAGAGCTCTATGACGCATATGCGCCAAAGATTTACCGCTTCATCTACTTCAAAGTAGGAACACAAGCGGAAGCAGAAGACCTGGCAAGTGAAGTGTTCCTTAAAACGTGGGAGTACGTGAAGCGACGAGAACGACGGATTAAGAATTTTCGGCCGTTCGTTTATCGACTCGCCCACAACGCTGTCATCGACCATTACCGTTCACGCAGTCAACAGCCGCAAACGCAAATCGATGAACAGCTAGCCACGTTCCCGGCCGAGATAGATTTAGCAGCCGATGCCGTTCGAAGTTCAGATTTGGAAATAGTTAGACGAGCATTACTGCTCATTAAAGAAGAGTACCGAGATATTATTTTACTTCGCTACATTGAAGAGTATTCGCTAGCAGAAATTGCCGAGATGTTAGACAAGTCGAACGGTGCCATTCGAGTTACCGCGCACCGCGCCGTCGAAGCCTTGAAGGAAGCAGTTACAACTTTAGAAGCTCGATCTACCAAAGTATAA
- a CDS encoding DUF475 domain-containing protein, whose product MFIVEIAIVVFGLCLFEVISSIDNAIINAEVLSGMGAKARKWFLLWGLLLAVFVVRGLLPLFIVWVTAPELGFWGALTATFSSDPQVLAAVEMAAPILLTGGGVFLIFLFFHWLFLEDKNYGLPHEKFFYRYGLWFYTVVSIILAAIVWFTIHENPLMAFSAVVGSTAFFITHGFKQNAELAEKDLLTSHRSDMSKILYLEVIDATFSVDGVLGAFAFTLSVPLIFFGNGVGAYVVRELTIRNVENIKKYLFLKNGAMYSILFLGTIMLLDAFGVHVPSWVSPLTTFGVVGYFFMKSKREMVVSG is encoded by the coding sequence ATGTTTATTGTGGAAATTGCAATCGTTGTTTTTGGCCTCTGCCTTTTTGAGGTAATTTCTAGCATTGATAACGCCATAATCAATGCCGAAGTTTTAAGTGGCATGGGTGCTAAAGCGAGAAAGTGGTTTTTGTTGTGGGGTTTGTTATTGGCAGTTTTTGTCGTTCGAGGGTTGTTGCCCCTATTCATTGTTTGGGTCACCGCGCCCGAGCTTGGGTTTTGGGGAGCGTTAACCGCAACGTTTAGTAGTGACCCTCAGGTGCTCGCCGCGGTGGAAATGGCAGCGCCGATACTACTCACCGGCGGCGGTGTCTTTTTGATTTTTTTATTTTTCCATTGGTTGTTCTTGGAAGATAAGAATTATGGTCTACCACATGAAAAGTTTTTTTATCGTTATGGCCTGTGGTTCTATACCGTGGTTTCGATAATACTTGCAGCAATAGTATGGTTTACTATTCATGAAAATCCCTTGATGGCGTTTAGTGCCGTGGTTGGGTCAACGGCGTTTTTTATTACCCACGGGTTTAAACAGAACGCCGAATTGGCTGAAAAGGATTTATTGACGTCGCACCGTTCGGATATGAGCAAGATTCTTTATCTGGAGGTTATTGACGCCACTTTTTCGGTTGACGGAGTTCTCGGTGCATTTGCATTCACCTTATCCGTGCCGCTTATTTTCTTTGGGAATGGTGTGGGTGCCTATGTTGTGCGGGAGCTTACAATTAGAAATGTCGAGAATATAAAAAAGTATTTGTTTTTGAAAAATGGTGCGATGTATTCGATTCTTTTCTTGGGAACCATAATGCTGCTTGACGCTTTTGGTGTGCACGTGCCAAGTTGGGTGTCGCCACTGACCACGTTTGGAGTGGTCGGGTATTTCTTTATGAAGTCGAAGCGGGAGATGGTGGTTAGTGGTTAG
- a CDS encoding slipin family protein — protein sequence MDITFVPVLIVLFVVLISIRQVNQYERGVKFQFGKFRRMVEPGWRLVWPIIQNMTKVDIRVKVTDVPYQETITRDNVSARINAVLFYKITDVEKVIIEVENFRDAVSQLAQTTMRNVIGEMTLDELLSNRDAAAERIREIIDKASDPWGIKVESVELKDIVLPEDMVRTIAKQAEAERERRAVIINSEGEVSAAENLRKAAEILSGSPGALHLRTLNSINDISSDASNTIVFAVPLEVLKAFERLGK from the coding sequence ATGGACATTACTTTTGTTCCAGTACTTATAGTTTTGTTTGTTGTACTCATAAGTATTCGGCAGGTTAACCAGTACGAGCGGGGAGTGAAGTTTCAATTTGGAAAATTTCGACGCATGGTAGAACCAGGTTGGCGTTTGGTTTGGCCAATTATTCAAAACATGACCAAGGTGGATATCCGCGTAAAGGTTACTGACGTCCCGTATCAAGAAACGATTACGCGCGACAACGTTTCGGCGCGTATTAACGCTGTTCTTTTCTACAAAATTACTGACGTAGAAAAAGTGATTATTGAAGTTGAAAATTTTCGAGATGCTGTTTCTCAGCTGGCGCAAACCACCATGCGGAATGTTATTGGTGAAATGACGTTAGACGAGTTGCTTTCAAATCGCGATGCTGCCGCCGAGCGTATTCGAGAAATCATTGATAAAGCCAGTGATCCATGGGGCATTAAAGTAGAGTCCGTTGAGTTAAAAGATATTGTGCTTCCTGAAGATATGGTGCGCACTATTGCGAAGCAAGCAGAAGCCGAGCGAGAACGACGAGCAGTTATCATTAACTCTGAAGGTGAAGTATCGGCCGCTGAGAATTTGCGGAAAGCTGCGGAAATATTGTCTGGCTCCCCAGGCGCACTGCATCTCCGTACATTGAATAGCATCAACGACATTTCGAGCGACGCATCAAACACCATAGTATTCGCCGTGCCACTCGAGGTACTCAAAGCATTTGAACGGTTAGGTAAATAG
- a CDS encoding glutamate-cysteine ligase family protein, with protein sequence MTKINAVPLKHLTFGIEFEFHILDKDGYIHNGADRLLKRLRADSPSVDATYEASENLIELRTKPHTNLPNIMWQSMEDFKALLAAAEKEELVIYHLGTYPGTFTPAIRNAPRYRAQEEIFGKQRFAIAGRCAGMHCHFTLPRGVYSKTAKNLVYRFFSNQQTNLVNVHNLFIAMDPALIAFSQSSPFYQGTRLGKASRIIAYRGGKPFNYPGGLYANYQDLGALQPYEATGGNLLHVIQQRSHNWKATLHKLGIQARSLAKRGSLLDASWNPIRINSVGTIEHRAPDMNDPEILVAISQLIKFLATAVYEKGLTVQPSDSAIPEPFTFDRKTIFVPPDSHVRFTLQGKAALSGFDDDAIYSYCSALLKLAKNFIPNQRQFILEPLELMLKNRKTKSDEILETAQQLGISLREGPTDAEAAKLALAMAAKLPDKIEVLQQKLIHFVED encoded by the coding sequence ATGACAAAAATAAACGCTGTTCCGCTGAAACACCTAACATTCGGTATTGAATTTGAATTCCACATTCTTGACAAGGATGGGTATATTCATAATGGCGCAGACCGTTTACTTAAACGATTACGTGCAGATAGCCCGAGCGTAGATGCAACATACGAGGCATCTGAAAACCTGATTGAGCTACGAACGAAGCCGCATACAAACTTGCCAAATATTATGTGGCAGTCCATGGAGGACTTTAAAGCTTTGCTAGCCGCCGCAGAAAAGGAGGAGTTAGTTATTTACCATCTCGGAACATACCCGGGAACATTCACGCCGGCGATTCGGAATGCCCCACGATATAGAGCACAAGAAGAAATTTTTGGTAAACAACGCTTTGCAATTGCTGGCCGGTGCGCTGGCATGCACTGCCACTTTACATTACCGCGCGGTGTATATAGTAAAACTGCAAAGAATCTTGTATATAGATTTTTTTCTAATCAACAGACGAACCTCGTGAATGTACATAATCTGTTTATAGCCATGGACCCGGCACTGATTGCTTTTTCTCAATCATCACCTTTTTACCAAGGAACACGACTCGGGAAAGCTAGCCGAATAATTGCCTACCGAGGCGGAAAACCATTTAATTATCCCGGTGGTCTCTATGCAAATTATCAAGACCTTGGAGCACTTCAACCATACGAAGCTACCGGAGGGAATTTACTACATGTTATTCAGCAACGATCCCACAACTGGAAAGCTACTCTACATAAGCTTGGTATACAGGCACGCTCACTTGCAAAACGTGGCTCCCTGCTAGACGCCTCATGGAATCCAATACGAATAAATTCTGTAGGCACGATTGAACATCGTGCGCCAGACATGAACGACCCCGAAATTTTAGTCGCCATTTCACAGTTAATTAAATTTTTAGCAACAGCGGTGTACGAAAAAGGGCTTACCGTGCAACCAAGCGACAGTGCCATTCCTGAACCTTTTACTTTTGACCGTAAAACAATTTTTGTTCCGCCAGATAGTCATGTCCGTTTTACTTTACAAGGCAAGGCGGCTTTAAGCGGATTTGATGACGACGCTATTTATAGCTACTGCTCAGCGCTTCTCAAGCTTGCAAAAAACTTTATTCCGAATCAAAGACAGTTCATTTTGGAGCCACTTGAACTGATGTTAAAAAATCGAAAAACAAAGTCTGACGAAATACTAGAAACTGCACAGCAGCTTGGTATTTCACTTCGAGAAGGACCAACTGACGCTGAGGCAGCAAAACTGGCGCTCGCAATGGCTGCAAAATTACCGGATAAAATTGAAGTGCTTCAACAGAAGCTTATACATTTTGTGGAAGATTAA
- a CDS encoding glycosyltransferase family 2 protein codes for MLFGKKIVVVMPAYNAEQTVRQTYEEVPKDFVDEVVLVDDQSVDQTAAVAASLGIRTISHPKNTGYGGNQKTCYREALRLGADVVVMLHPDYQYSPKLVLPMAALIASGQYDAVLGSRFISEGAMKNGMPLYKYVSNRCLTLFENLCTGKRLSEYHTGYRAFSRRVLESLPLAENSDDYVFDSQMLAQVLYAGFKVGEISCPARYFPEASSINFRRSVHYGFGVLATSLQYRLNKLGVMKTGRFQNIQFPDTL; via the coding sequence ATGCTCTTTGGTAAAAAAATAGTTGTCGTCATGCCGGCGTATAACGCCGAGCAAACAGTGCGACAAACGTATGAAGAAGTACCAAAAGATTTTGTTGATGAGGTAGTTCTTGTTGACGACCAGAGTGTTGATCAAACAGCCGCCGTTGCCGCTTCGCTTGGCATACGGACAATCAGCCATCCGAAGAATACGGGGTATGGTGGCAATCAAAAGACATGCTATCGAGAAGCTTTGCGACTCGGGGCGGATGTTGTTGTTATGTTGCATCCGGATTATCAGTATTCGCCAAAACTTGTACTACCCATGGCGGCGCTCATTGCCAGCGGACAGTATGATGCTGTGCTCGGCTCACGATTTATTTCGGAAGGCGCCATGAAAAACGGTATGCCGTTGTATAAGTATGTTTCAAACCGTTGTCTGACCTTGTTTGAAAATTTGTGCACCGGCAAACGACTTTCAGAGTATCACACGGGCTATCGTGCCTTCTCGCGACGTGTACTCGAGTCGCTGCCGCTTGCCGAGAACTCTGACGATTACGTATTTGATAGCCAGATGCTAGCGCAGGTGTTGTATGCAGGTTTCAAAGTAGGTGAAATTTCTTGCCCGGCGCGATACTTTCCTGAAGCTTCATCCATAAATTTTCGCCGTTCGGTTCACTATGGGTTTGGTGTGCTAGCAACGTCACTGCAATATCGACTCAATAAACTTGGGGTAATGAAGACTGGTCGGTTTCAGAATATTCAATTTCCCGACACGTTGTAG
- a CDS encoding efflux RND transporter periplasmic adaptor subunit, with product MSTVITWIRTHYVWSAVIAVVIVGIGFGIVRSRSGGDTTFETIVARKQNITQTVEVTGKVKPASAVDLAFEGTGRVAAVSVIVGAKVAQGDTLVRLEGATLSASVSEANANVTSALARLKQQEALLDAARAEYDELLRGPRTEERTISATKVARAEQTLADSKKKLIDSTSTSDTALRNVYASAGDTLQDAYRVADDALAKQVDDFFLDQGSGTPRLSYVTADTQSGIDAENQRLAAGLAVQSLATLATVDVTNGAAVTSALSVAVSKLRIVQAMLERLADTLNVSTSLNSTSLATYKANLNTARTNINASISAINSQSQSISAQQATNQAATTTAQAAVNDAEQAVMAAKNELALLDAGASSEKLRSEAAAVKQAEANVASQRGDVERAQAAAASARAELAKATLRAPIAGVVTAVAIEPGEIVSANKTIVSLIGDSAYEVESFVPEAEISKVKIGDDAAITLDAYGSDVVLTAVVTSVDPAETEVEGVATYKMVLQFTGQDERIKSGMTANIVLTTGERTNVLAIPQRAIFSRDRIKYVRVLVGELPEEVKVTTGLNDILGNVEILEGLEEGDTVIVSEKAK from the coding sequence ATGAGCACAGTCATTACTTGGATTCGAACCCACTACGTTTGGTCGGCTGTTATTGCGGTTGTCATAGTTGGTATTGGTTTCGGCATTGTTCGAAGTCGTTCGGGTGGAGATACGACGTTTGAAACGATTGTTGCGCGTAAGCAAAATATAACGCAGACCGTTGAAGTAACCGGCAAGGTGAAGCCTGCGTCGGCGGTGGACCTGGCGTTTGAAGGCACGGGGCGAGTGGCGGCGGTTAGCGTTATCGTTGGCGCCAAAGTGGCACAAGGGGATACGCTGGTTCGATTGGAAGGTGCCACATTGTCTGCCTCGGTTTCTGAAGCGAATGCAAATGTCACGAGTGCCTTAGCTCGACTTAAGCAACAAGAGGCATTATTGGATGCGGCTCGGGCAGAGTATGACGAGCTTCTTCGTGGCCCAAGAACTGAGGAGCGAACTATTTCTGCTACGAAGGTGGCTCGTGCTGAGCAGACATTGGCGGACAGTAAGAAAAAATTAATTGATTCCACAAGCACCTCTGACACGGCGCTGCGTAACGTTTACGCCAGTGCTGGTGACACACTGCAAGATGCGTATCGAGTCGCAGACGATGCGTTGGCGAAGCAAGTTGATGATTTTTTTCTTGACCAAGGTTCAGGTACGCCACGACTTTCTTACGTAACCGCTGACACACAATCTGGAATCGATGCCGAGAATCAGCGTCTGGCGGCTGGCTTGGCAGTGCAGTCGCTAGCCACACTTGCAACTGTCGACGTTACAAACGGTGCTGCGGTTACAAGTGCGCTTTCTGTTGCTGTTAGTAAGCTGCGAATTGTGCAAGCTATGTTGGAACGTTTAGCCGACACCTTGAATGTATCGACTAGTTTAAACAGCACTTCACTCGCAACGTATAAAGCTAATCTCAACACGGCTCGAACAAATATTAATGCGTCAATTAGTGCAATTAATTCACAGTCGCAGAGTATAAGTGCTCAGCAGGCCACAAACCAGGCCGCTACCACCACAGCGCAGGCAGCGGTAAATGATGCGGAGCAAGCCGTAATGGCTGCTAAAAATGAGCTAGCCTTACTTGACGCCGGGGCGTCTTCGGAAAAATTGAGAAGCGAAGCCGCCGCGGTAAAGCAGGCAGAAGCGAATGTCGCTTCGCAGCGGGGAGATGTCGAGCGTGCGCAAGCTGCTGCGGCAAGCGCTCGAGCAGAGTTGGCGAAGGCAACGCTACGGGCGCCGATAGCCGGCGTCGTGACGGCCGTTGCTATTGAACCGGGAGAAATAGTGTCTGCCAATAAAACTATCGTTTCGCTTATAGGTGACAGCGCCTATGAAGTTGAATCATTTGTACCAGAGGCAGAAATCTCTAAAGTCAAAATAGGGGATGATGCAGCTATTACGCTGGACGCTTATGGCAGCGATGTTGTTTTAACGGCAGTGGTCACCAGTGTTGATCCTGCGGAAACTGAAGTTGAAGGGGTAGCAACGTACAAGATGGTACTACAATTTACCGGGCAAGATGAACGCATTAAATCAGGCATGACCGCTAACATAGTGCTCACGACTGGCGAACGTACAAATGTTTTGGCAATTCCTCAACGAGCAATTTTTAGTCGCGATAGAATAAAGTACGTTCGGGTGCTGGTGGGCGAGTTACCAGAAGAGGTAAAAGTAACAACGGGCCTTAATGATATTTTGGGCAACGTTGAAATTCTTGAAGGCTTAGAGGAGGGTGACACCGTTATTGTTTCGGAAAAAGCAAAGTAG
- a CDS encoding C39 family peptidase, with protein MTTTKKYSIALVLVVLIGLFGLKVVLNQGTTPPQTETPDRPVVDLVTPSEGETEQPAAPVQPPVDEPVAETKLPVKINITVPFTSQAPFGDWDDQRQQDGCEEASTLMAARWITGESLNPTTALAELMKIFSWEVEAFGASNDTNAADTARILTDYFKVPQVTVSRDVSVASIRSALASGKVVIVPTDGQALGNPYFSGDGPERHMLIIIGYDDSTKRFIVNDPGTKRGASYQYNYDVLFDAIREYPSGVHQPIVADRKAMIIVAK; from the coding sequence ATGACTACTACAAAAAAATACAGTATTGCATTGGTTCTTGTGGTGCTCATAGGTCTTTTTGGGCTGAAAGTAGTACTGAACCAAGGCACAACACCACCACAAACTGAAACACCGGACAGACCTGTTGTGGATTTGGTGACACCAAGCGAGGGCGAAACAGAACAACCCGCGGCGCCAGTACAGCCACCGGTAGATGAACCTGTCGCAGAAACGAAACTTCCCGTGAAAATAAATATTACTGTTCCTTTTACTTCGCAAGCGCCATTTGGCGATTGGGATGATCAACGACAGCAAGATGGTTGTGAGGAGGCGTCAACGTTGATGGCGGCGAGATGGATTACTGGCGAGTCATTAAATCCAACAACGGCATTGGCGGAGCTAATGAAAATTTTTTCTTGGGAGGTTGAAGCCTTTGGAGCCTCGAATGACACCAATGCGGCAGATACTGCTCGCATTTTGACTGACTATTTTAAAGTCCCACAGGTCACGGTGAGTCGAGACGTTTCGGTTGCCAGTATTCGTAGTGCGTTGGCTTCTGGTAAGGTCGTCATTGTGCCTACTGACGGTCAAGCCTTGGGGAACCCATATTTTAGTGGTGATGGACCAGAGCGCCACATGCTTATCATTATTGGGTACGATGATTCGACAAAACGCTTTATAGTGAATGACCCAGGTACAAAGCGGGGTGCTTCGTATCAGTATAACTACGACGTGCTTTTCGACGCTATTCGAGAGTACCCGTCGGGTGTGCATCAGCCAATCGTTGCGGATCGAAAAGCAATGATTATAGTTGCCAAATAG
- a CDS encoding DUF167 domain-containing protein, translating to MWENERETLMRQGSIVLRLMATAEKSRTMARGQQKNGVVKIDVREPASKGQANRAIRAYLADVFRVPVENVRLLLGVRSPRKQFKIML from the coding sequence ATGTGGGAGAACGAGCGCGAAACGCTCATGCGACAGGGGTCTATTGTGCTGCGCCTTATGGCAACAGCAGAGAAAAGTCGCACCATGGCGAGAGGTCAGCAAAAGAATGGCGTTGTTAAAATAGACGTTAGAGAGCCTGCTTCGAAAGGACAAGCCAATCGCGCCATTCGTGCCTATCTTGCCGATGTCTTTCGAGTACCGGTTGAGAATGTTCGTTTGCTTTTGGGCGTACGCAGTCCACGCAAACAATTTAAAATAATGCTTTAG
- a CDS encoding replication-associated recombination protein A: MAIQQADSSDDLFAARGIEEKKQFAPLADRMRPSTLAEFFGQTHLVGEGTSLRQVLEADAVPSMILWGPPGSGKTTLARIVAHMTGSTFISFHAVTEGVAALRKVIAEAAERLNLYHSRTILFIDEIHRWSKAQQDALLPHVENGTITLIGATTENPSFEVVSALLSRCRVFTFQKLTTDEVAAIIHRALSDRTMGLGNIRVAAPTVLFLAAAADGDARVALNALEFAVKAAVRQGRMDITKEDIIQALSSPQLPYDKNGEEHHNIISALHKSMRGSDANASLYWLGRMLEAGEDPLYVARRLVRFASEDIGLADPNALVVAVAGFQATHVIGMPEANVVLAEVAAYLARAPKSNAVYTAYGAVQEAIRDTGALPVPLHLRNAPTALMRELNYGKGYQYTPEAKKRGEALAQTYLPDEISDHEFFKADA; this comes from the coding sequence GTGGCTATACAACAAGCCGATTCAAGTGACGATTTGTTTGCCGCTCGCGGCATAGAAGAAAAAAAGCAATTCGCACCACTAGCAGACCGCATGCGGCCGAGTACGCTTGCTGAATTTTTTGGGCAAACACATTTGGTTGGTGAAGGCACGTCACTGCGTCAGGTGCTCGAGGCTGATGCGGTGCCTTCAATGATTTTGTGGGGGCCGCCAGGGTCGGGGAAGACAACGTTGGCTCGCATTGTCGCTCATATGACTGGTTCGACGTTTATTTCTTTCCACGCAGTAACGGAAGGGGTGGCGGCATTACGGAAAGTTATTGCCGAAGCCGCCGAGCGGCTTAACTTATATCATTCGAGAACGATTTTATTTATTGATGAGATTCATCGCTGGAGTAAGGCGCAGCAAGACGCCCTGTTGCCGCATGTTGAAAATGGAACCATCACCTTAATCGGAGCGACAACGGAGAATCCATCATTTGAAGTCGTCAGCGCTTTGCTATCTCGTTGTCGTGTTTTTACGTTTCAAAAACTTACCACCGATGAAGTTGCGGCTATCATACATCGGGCGTTGTCTGATCGCACGATGGGTTTGGGTAATATTCGTGTGGCTGCGCCAACAGTTTTGTTTTTGGCAGCCGCGGCGGATGGTGACGCGCGTGTGGCGCTCAACGCATTAGAATTTGCTGTAAAAGCAGCGGTGCGACAAGGACGTATGGACATTACAAAAGAAGACATTATCCAGGCGTTATCCTCACCACAACTACCGTACGACAAAAATGGCGAAGAACATCACAATATAATCTCAGCGCTTCATAAAAGTATGCGTGGCTCAGACGCTAATGCGTCGCTCTATTGGCTGGGTCGAATGCTCGAGGCAGGGGAGGATCCGCTCTACGTGGCTCGGCGATTGGTTCGTTTTGCGAGTGAAGATATTGGCTTGGCGGATCCGAACGCCTTAGTGGTGGCGGTTGCCGGTTTTCAAGCGACGCACGTCATTGGCATGCCCGAGGCGAACGTCGTGCTGGCTGAAGTTGCGGCGTATTTAGCGCGGGCACCAAAATCTAATGCGGTGTACACGGCTTATGGAGCGGTGCAGGAAGCTATTCGTGACACTGGCGCTCTTCCTGTGCCGCTCCACCTTAGGAATGCGCCAACTGCACTTATGCGAGAATTGAATTATGGAAAAGGGTACCAATATACGCCAGAAGCAAAAAAGCGTGGAGAAGCATTAGCGCAGACCTATTTGCCAGATGAAATCAGTGACCACGAATTTTTTAAAGCGGACGCTTAA